One window of Populus nigra chromosome 5, ddPopNigr1.1, whole genome shotgun sequence genomic DNA carries:
- the LOC133695309 gene encoding kinesin-like protein KIN-14S translates to NGQTCDIGETINSEEESVSNRIRQVSPSQGPTLPILQKIINLSDKIQNLKKEHSNLSNQVKTAKDSFLGPNILDTLQKLGNEYELLKKKYLQELSERKRLYNEVIKLKRNIRVFCRCRPLNQVEITNGSKYVVEFDSSQDNELQITSSDSSKKQFKFDHVFGPEDNQEAVFVQTKPIVASVLDGYNVCIFAYGQTGTGKTFTMEGSPENRGVNYRTLDELFSREKWHYEIWSFLLV, encoded by the exons GAAACTATTAATTCGGAGGAGGAGAGCGTATCTAATAGAATTCGACAAGTTTCCCCATCTCAGGGTCCAACACTGCCCATTTTgcagaaaattatcaatttaagtgATAAAATTCAG AATTTGAAGAAAGAACACTCAAATCTCTCTAATCAAGTAAAGACTGCCAAGGATTCCTTTCTTGGCCCCAATATTTTAGACACCCTTCAAAAACTCG GTAATGAATATGAACTTCTTAAAAAGAAGTATCTACAAGAGTTGTCTGAGAGGAAGAGGCTTTACAATGAGGTGATCAAGCTTAAAAGGAATATTAGGGTCTTCTGTAGATGCAGACCACTAAATCAAGTCGAAATAACAAATGGTTCGAAGTATGTAGTTGAATTTGACTCTTCCCAAGATAATGAGTTGCAGATCACTTCCTCTGATTCTTCCAAAAAGCAATTTAAGTTTGACCATGTTTTTGGGCCTGAGGATAATCAAG AGGCTGTTTTTGTACAAACTAAACCAATAGTCGCTTCAGTTTTGGATGGCTACAATGTCTGCATATTCGCCTATGGACAAACTGGAACTGGAAAGACATTTACTATGGAGGGCAGCCCAGAAAATAGGGGAGTGAACTACAGAACATTGGATGAGTTGTTCTCAAGAGAGAAGTGGCATTATGAGATATGGTCCTTTTTGTTAGTATGA